From Bos javanicus breed banteng chromosome 5, ARS-OSU_banteng_1.0, whole genome shotgun sequence, the proteins below share one genomic window:
- the TAC3 gene encoding tachykinin-3 isoform X2, translated as MRSALLFAVILAFSSARSLGAVCEESQEQVVPGGGHSKDSNLYQLPPSLLRRLYDSRVVSLDGLLKMLSKASVGPKVSPLPQKRDMHDFFVGLMGKRNLQPDTPVDINQENIPSFGTFKYPPSVE; from the exons ATGCGGAGCGCCCTGCTGTTTGCAGTCATCCTGGCCTTCAGCTCAGCTCGGAGTTTGGGTGCGGTCTGTGAGGAGTCACAGGAGCAGGTGGTGCCCGGTGGGGGTCACAGCAAG GACTCAAATCTCTACCAGCTGCCCCCATCATTGCTCCGGAGACTCTATGATAGCCGCGTGGTCTCCCTGGATGGATTGCTCAAGATGCTGAGCAAGGCCAGCGTAG GTCCTAAGGTGTCACCACTTCCCCAGAAAC GTGACATGCATGACTTCTTTGTGGGTCTCATGGGCAAGAGGAACCTCCAGCCAG ACACTCCTGTTGATATAAACCAAGAAAACATCCCCAGCTTTGGCACCTTCAAGTACCCTCCAAGTGTGGAATGA
- the TAC3 gene encoding tachykinin-3 isoform X1, whose translation MRSALLFAVILAFSSARSLGAVCEESQEQVVPGGGHSKKDSNLYQLPPSLLRRLYDSRVVSLDGLLKMLSKASVGPKVSPLPQKRDMHDFFVGLMGKRNLQPDTPVDINQENIPSFGTFKYPPSVE comes from the exons ATGCGGAGCGCCCTGCTGTTTGCAGTCATCCTGGCCTTCAGCTCAGCTCGGAGTTTGGGTGCGGTCTGTGAGGAGTCACAGGAGCAGGTGGTGCCCGGTGGGGGTCACAGCAAG AAGGACTCAAATCTCTACCAGCTGCCCCCATCATTGCTCCGGAGACTCTATGATAGCCGCGTGGTCTCCCTGGATGGATTGCTCAAGATGCTGAGCAAGGCCAGCGTAG GTCCTAAGGTGTCACCACTTCCCCAGAAAC GTGACATGCATGACTTCTTTGTGGGTCTCATGGGCAAGAGGAACCTCCAGCCAG ACACTCCTGTTGATATAAACCAAGAAAACATCCCCAGCTTTGGCACCTTCAAGTACCCTCCAAGTGTGGAATGA